The genomic region GGTGGTGGGCCGAGGTTCCTTCACGGAGGCCTACCCGCTATTTGGCTACGATTTGCGCGACTACGACGCCCTGTTTGCCGAGAAGCTGGACTTGCTGCTGGCCATACGGGCGCAGGAGCAGGTAACCTGGCGGGGGCGATTCCGGCCGGCCCTGACCGGGCAGGGAGTATACCCGCGCCCTATGCAGGAAAAGCTGCCCGTGTGGCTGGGCGTGGGCGGCACGCCGGCCTCGTTTGTGCGGGCCGGCACGCTGGGTCTGCCCCTGATGGTGGCCATCATTGGGGGCGAGCCCCGACGCTTCCGCCCCCTAATCGACCTGTATCGGGAAGCCGGCCGCCGGGCCGGGCACGCTCCCGAGCAGCTCACCGTGGGCATGCATGCCCTGGGCTACGTGGGTCCTACTACCGAGCAGGCCGTGCGCGACTACTACCCGGCCTACGTGCGCTTCATGACCCACGCCGGGCGCGAACGGGGCTGGGCGCCGCCCACGCGGGCCCAGTTTGATGCGCAGCGGGGGCCACACGGCGCCTTGCTGGTAGGCAGCCCCGACGAGGTAGCCGCCAAAATCATGCGCCACAGCGAAGCCCTGGGCGGCCTTTCCCGCGTCACGCTGCAGATGGATGCGCTCAACAGCGCCGACGCGGCCAGCCACGGCCAGTTGATGCAGTCCATTGAGCTGCTGGGTCGGCGCGTGGCGCCGCAGCTAGCCGCCCCTGCGGTGGCCAATCACTAATCCTTGCCTCCACATTCTTCTTTCTTCATTTTTAATCATTTCCATTACCATGAGTGTCAAGACCAAAAAAATACTGAGCTGGGTGCTGTCCGGGCTGTTAGCCTTTGGATTTATCGCCGCCGGGGGTAGCAAGCTGGCGGGCGTGCCCGAGCAGTTACAAAATCTGCAGAGTTGGGGCTACCCAGAGTGGTTCCGCTTCCCCATTGGCCTAGGCGAAATAGCCTTGGGTATCGGGCTGCTGGTGCCAGCCAGTCGCTTGCTCACGCTCTATGCGGTATTCATCTGGGCTGCCGTTGCTGCCATCACGCACTTGCAGGCTGGGCAGGCCGCTATGCTGGGCGGGCCCATTGCTTTCGCCGTGCTGGCCCTGCTCAACCTGCTAGTGTGGCGTTCCGTGGCGTCCGAGCAAACCAAGCTGGCATAAACAGCTGGTTGGTAGCCCATCGGTAGCCCCTTCCCTGGCTTGATTCGCTGGTGGGGCAACCGGTGGGCGAACCGCCTGAGCCAACTACTATTCCGAAACGCACCACTTCCTTTTTTACAAGATGGCATCCACTGTTTTTCATCCAGCCACCACCCGAATGCACGGTAACTCCGGTTGGCTTGACGCCCACCGCAGCTTCCTCCCCAGCGGGGCTTCCGAGCCATCGCGCCAGTCTTTCGGGGCCTTACTTATTCTCAACGACGATACCGTAATGGGCGGCACTGGATTCGGCATGCACGCGCACCGGAACGCCGAAATCATGACCCTGCTACTGGAAGGTGCCCTGGAGCACGCCGATACGCTCGGCAATAAAGGGGTTATTAACGTCAATGAGCTGCAAATTATAAGCGCAGGCTCGGGTATTTCGCACAGCGAAAAAAACCATAGCGCGACGGCCCCCGTGCACTTCCTGCAAATCTGGCTGACCACCGACCAACCCGAGGCCACTCCGTACTACGACCAGGTGTCGTTTGATACGGCTTCCCACCCCGATTCCTTTGTGCAAGTGGTGTCCCCCCATGCCGGGCAGGCCGGCGTGCAAGTGCGGCAGCAGGCTTGGCTGCACGTGGGCACCCTTACGCCCGGTGTGGCGACTACCTACGCGGTGAAGCGACCCGGCAACGGCGTGTACGCTTTCGTGCTGGAAGGAAACGTGCGCATTGGCAACCAGCAATTAGGAGCCTACGACGCCCTAGGTATCTGGAATACAACCCAACTCACGGTCGAGGCCCTGAGCCCGGCCAAAGTGCTGCTCATTGACGTGCC from Hymenobacter aerilatus harbors:
- a CDS encoding LLM class flavin-dependent oxidoreductase, which codes for MQLGIDSFAVRGLGSSMPPVSQAAEQMGHLVDRIELADQVGLDVFGIGEHHRAEFLDSAPALILAAAASRTSRIRLTSAVTVLSAADPVRVFQEFATLDLLSRGRAELVVGRGSFTEAYPLFGYDLRDYDALFAEKLDLLLAIRAQEQVTWRGRFRPALTGQGVYPRPMQEKLPVWLGVGGTPASFVRAGTLGLPLMVAIIGGEPRRFRPLIDLYREAGRRAGHAPEQLTVGMHALGYVGPTTEQAVRDYYPAYVRFMTHAGRERGWAPPTRAQFDAQRGPHGALLVGSPDEVAAKIMRHSEALGGLSRVTLQMDALNSADAASHGQLMQSIELLGRRVAPQLAAPAVANH
- a CDS encoding DoxX family protein codes for the protein MSVKTKKILSWVLSGLLAFGFIAAGGSKLAGVPEQLQNLQSWGYPEWFRFPIGLGEIALGIGLLVPASRLLTLYAVFIWAAVAAITHLQAGQAAMLGGPIAFAVLALLNLLVWRSVASEQTKLA
- a CDS encoding pirin family protein yields the protein MASTVFHPATTRMHGNSGWLDAHRSFLPSGASEPSRQSFGALLILNDDTVMGGTGFGMHAHRNAEIMTLLLEGALEHADTLGNKGVINVNELQIISAGSGISHSEKNHSATAPVHFLQIWLTTDQPEATPYYDQVSFDTASHPDSFVQVVSPHAGQAGVQVRQQAWLHVGTLTPGVATTYAVKRPGNGVYAFVLEGNVRIGNQQLGAYDALGIWNTTQLTVEALSPAKVLLIDVPM